The Canis lupus baileyi chromosome 11, mCanLup2.hap1, whole genome shotgun sequence genome includes a window with the following:
- the BIK gene encoding bcl-2-interacting killer: protein MSHSGPLSRNLFLSTFLQEHGPEVLEVPGMTDLVEYYDPGPSPNSNNPDDVAMRLAFIGDEMEVRWMLPRVGELPGMAMYSLAFTYNQTGLRGVLRSFLDGLANLRENIRIWSFLTFRNRVSPNPGRGLVLSLLLLLVLLLGWGLRLLQ from the exons ATGTCTCACTCAGGACCCCTCTCCAGGAACCTCTTTCTGAGCACCTTCCTGCAGGAGCATGGCCCAGAAGTTCTGGAGGTTCCGGGCATGACAGATCTCGTGGAGTATTATGACCCTGGGCCCTCCCCTAACAG CAACAACCCCGACGATGTGGCCATGCGGCTGGCCTTCATCGGGGACGAGATGGAAGTGAGATGGATGCTTCCCCGCGTTGGCGAGCTGCCCGGGATGGCCATGTACAG CTTGGCTTTTACCTACAACCAGACAGGCCTGAGAGGTGTTCTTAGAAGTTTCCTGGATGGTCTTGCTAACCTCAGGGAGAACATCCGCATCTGGAGCTTCCTGACCTTCCGGAACAGG GTGTCCCCCAACCCGGGGCGCGGGCTGGTGCtgtcgctgctgctgctgctggtgctgctacTAGGCTGGGGCCTCCGCCTCCTCCAGTGA